A genomic region of bacterium contains the following coding sequences:
- a CDS encoding TIGR01459 family HAD-type hydrolase — translation MVQEIAGLSSLMGQYDALILDLWGVIHDGEQLYPGVRECLVELNKAGKAVQFLSNAPRKAANTSAVLDRMGIEQNLYDRILTSGQLAFEWLRDGSINTVKGTHALFIGPERDRHVMEGTDITETSVEKADFVLNAGLDDNDLVVDHYVPQLEAAAKRKLPMLCINPDREVIKQNGFIWPCAGWLAEIYEQMNGHVTYIGKPYPGVYADCLAYWPRHEKKRILAVGDNLSTDIRGANAAGIDSLLIAGGVMKIACGLADTDEIPSLTELEPYMRSHKAWPAYIAPRFNW, via the coding sequence ATGGTACAGGAAATCGCAGGTCTTTCTAGCCTGATGGGGCAGTATGATGCGCTGATCCTCGATCTCTGGGGCGTCATCCATGACGGCGAACAGCTATATCCCGGCGTGCGCGAATGCCTGGTGGAGCTGAACAAAGCTGGCAAAGCCGTGCAATTCCTGTCCAACGCCCCGCGCAAGGCGGCCAACACCAGCGCCGTGCTTGACCGTATGGGAATTGAGCAGAACCTGTACGACCGCATCCTGACATCGGGCCAACTGGCGTTTGAATGGTTGCGTGACGGGTCCATCAATACCGTTAAAGGAACCCATGCTCTGTTCATAGGGCCTGAGCGCGACCGTCATGTGATGGAAGGCACCGACATCACCGAAACCAGCGTGGAAAAAGCCGATTTCGTGCTGAATGCAGGCCTGGATGACAACGACCTGGTAGTAGACCATTATGTGCCCCAGCTGGAAGCCGCGGCCAAACGCAAGCTCCCCATGCTCTGCATCAACCCCGACCGCGAGGTCATCAAGCAGAACGGCTTCATCTGGCCCTGCGCAGGCTGGCTCGCGGAGATTTACGAGCAGATGAACGGCCACGTGACTTATATCGGCAAACCCTACCCTGGCGTTTATGCCGACTGCCTTGCCTATTGGCCGCGGCACGAAAAAAAGCGCATCCTGGCAGTGGGCGACAATCTCAGCACCGACATACGTGGCGCAAACGCCGCCGGCATCGATAGCCTGCTGATTGCAGGCGGCGTCATGAAAATCGCCTGCGGCCTGGCCGATACGGATGAAATCCCCTCGCTGACGGAGCTCGAGCCGTATATGCGCTCGCACAAAGCCTGGCCCGCCTACATTGCGCCGCGCTTTAACTGGTAA